GAAGTTTGCACTGCGCTTCTCCTCTGTTAGCTGGGGGTTAAAACCCAATCGGGTCATGCAACTGGTGGAAAATGTGAGTTTAAATAGAGTAGCAGAGCGGGTAAGAGCATTCCGTGTTGCAGTTTACTAAAAATAAATAATTTTTAATCAATCATGTTTTTCATCTGTCCAAAGACAGATAAAGGATAAATAACCAACGCCGAGCGATCGCTCATCAAATTTTATAGAGGGAAAACAAGTCAAGCATGGGGAAGAGAAATGCCACAACTGAAATTTAGGGTAAGGTTCCCTATCTCTAGTAATAAGAATTCAGATGCAAAATGCACGAATTATGCTGGGTCTGGTTGTCCTTGAGAATGGATATGAAAACCCTTTTTCATCGTTGTACTTGGCAGCAAGGCTCACAGCGGCTTCAGATTTTTATAGTCATCACTAGCATTTTCTTGATTACCATTCCATCTGGACTTGCCCAGGAGACTACCTCGCCAAAACCTTCACCCGTAAGGATTTCAACAGAAGAACAATATTTTGCTGATGTTGTTGTCAGAGGACGTCCAGTTTTTCAAGTAGGTAGTTTATCGGGAATCACTGCCCAAGAGCGATCGCAAATTATCAATCGACGGATTGCCAGCATATTGTTGCAATCGGAAGCTTTGGGGTCAGTCACCGTTAAACCGGACGATCCACGGAAGATAGCCACCTTACAACTCAATAACCGTGTCTTAATGACCGTTACTCAACAGGACGCCCGCGACTTTGGGGCGTCTGTAGAGGTACTTGGCGAGAAATGGGCGAATCAATTAAATCAAGCTTTCAAAAAACCGCCCCTAGCGATTGATGTCGGACAGCGACTTTATATTCCTGTACGCGATATGGTGCAGGACGCCATCCGCAGCTTGCCCTCAATTTTAGGAGCGTTGGTCGTCGTTGGCATCACCTGGGTAGGCGCTAGAGGCGTGCGTTACATTGCCTTGAAATGGGCGCAGAAAGAGACAGAAGGCGATCGCAGCACTGAAATTCTAATGGGGCGAGTGGGATACGGCGGAGTCTGCGTAATTGGCTCAGTCGTCGCTCTAGGTGTCTTGGGGCTTGACATTGGGGCCTTACTGGGGGCGTTGGGACTCACTAGCGTCGCGATTGGTTTCGCCCTCAAAGAAGTTTTCAGTAACTACATTTCTGGGATGATTTTACTTGCCGCCCGACCTTTTCGGTTAGGCGATCAAGTGACGATCAAGGAATTTGAGGGAACCGTTACCCAAATCCAACTGCGGGCAACTACTCTAAATACCTATGATGGGCGGAAGGTGTACATCCCGAATCAAGAAGTTTTCCTCGCCAGCATTATTAATAACACCGCTTTCAAGCATCGCCGCAGTTCGGTTACGGTTGGCATTGCCTATGGTGCCAATATTTCTACAGCTAAACAAGTGATTACTGATGCGGTTCTTAAAGTCAAAGGCGTGCAGTCAAAACCAGTACCAGAAGTCCTTGTTCGGGAACTGGATTCTGGAAAGGTGAATTTGGAAATCCGCTTTTGGGTGGATTCTCGGCGTCTGGAGTTTTTAGAAACCACTTCTAAAGCAAATGAGGCGATTAAAGAAGCCTTGCACAAAGCAGAGATTGAAATACCTACCGAAATTTATACATTGCTGGTACGCAAATCGCAGACTGAGGTTGATGTCTATCCTAACGACTGGGATTCCCAGAAGCGGCTTCCGAATGGCAAGTAAGCTGTTCTAGATTCCCAGCCTGTTAGGACCATCACTTTTCTACTGTACTTGTGGCACGGATGGGGGTGCAGAACTAATACCGCTTCCCTTACCTCGGTTGTATTTCAAATAAAACCCTGCGACTACTAACAAGATAATCGCGAGGGTACCAATACCGAGGGGACTGGGAAGCCAGAATACCGCCTCAAGATGGTTCACCTCACCGGGTTTGAGCGTCCAAACTAACAGATGTCCTTTCTCCGAGACAACCGGGTTTATAGCATTCTCCGCCTTCTCAACACTCCGCGCGCCCCAAGGGGTTCTCAAGCTAAAGTCCAAATCGAACAGCGAACCGGGACTAACGATAACGTTACCGTTAGTAGAAAGAACGCCGAGCGATCGCAAATCCAAATCGTAGCTTAAGCGATTCCGTATCCAGAACAGGAAATTCCCCTGTCTCAGAGTCAGGTGGGAATTAATATTTGGTAAATCTGTATCTGTCGCCGCCTGAAAACCTTTCTTTGCAGGAGGATTAAAAAACTGGTTAAACTTCTCCTCCAGTTCCGCGCCGGTAGCGAACGGAATTGTCACCACAACTTCCTGGTTTGAGATGCGCTTCGTTTTCCCTTGCAATTGTCGCGCCCGACGCTGAAGGCTATCTAACCATTCCTGTGCCTGATCGCTGCTTAATGCCGTCAGCTGTTCACCCAACTTGATATGCTGGACAATCTCACCACGGTTCGGATTCTCGAACCTCACCCCAGCATCATACTGAACGCAGCCCGACAGCAATACGACCGCTAACAGCATCGCCCAGAGAACCCGCATTTTCGGCAACACTTTACCGAAAGCATCCCTCACACTCCGACTCAAAACAGCTAACTTCACGCCTTTCTCTCCTCCTTACTCCTCTGATTGCCTTTTCTCGTGCCTGAATCTACTCTTGCCTGAAGTCGTTCCTTACCCTTGTCTCGCCGCTACACCCAACTGCTGGAACAACAAACACGGCAAGAAACTACCCCCGCCTACCCATTCCGGCTTATCGCCCAAATCCACCAGATTTTTAAACGCCTCAAAAATACTACCAGCCACCATCGTATTCTTGACTCGACCGACAATCTGACCTTTTTCTACCTTGTAGCCTAAATCCAGATTGACAGAAAACTCTCCAGCCATTTGATTCGACTGTCCAGCACCGAGAACCTGATCCACAATCACCCCCTCATCCATGCTGGCAATTAAATCCGCTGTCGATGTCTTCCCAGGCGCAAAGCAGAGATTTACCAACTCCGGGTTAGGACGAGACAAACCACCCCGAAAGCCGTTTCCTGTAGACTCACAGCCAGCCCTGGCTGCCCAGCGCCGATCCCAGTAGAATTCTTTGACTGTGCCATTGTCGATAAACACTTTGCGACGGGTAGGCGTCCCTTCATCGTCAAAAGCACAGGCAGATGGTCCGATGCTGGGGTCTTCAAATAAATTTAAGCGTTCGTCAAATAGGGTTTCGCCCAGTTTCCCGACGAGAGGAGAGGCTTTTTGGACGACACTTTGACCGGAGAGAACTGTCTTAAATAAGCGTCCGATGGCACTAGCGGCGGCTCTAGGATTAAAGAGAACGGGGAAAGATCCGCTCTTGATGGTCGCTGGCTGCTCTGCTAGAGCGTATTTTCGTAACAAATCTTCCAGGAGACGGTTAAAATCTGGGACGCCTTCACGGGCAATATCAGAGCTATAAACCTGAAGAAAATCTTCACCCCGTACCAAATTCCCCGAAAGGCTGGCACTGACAACCTGGCTGGTGCGCGAGGCGTAGACATCCTCACTGGTTGCAATCTTTACGTTATTTGCCCGGACGTGAAATCCCACATCTACCAGAATATCGGGGTTATAGTCGTGGATTTGGGAAATTAAGCGATCGCCCACTTCCACTAATTCCTGAGTTGTTGGTGGCGTATATGTTTTTTCGGGTTCCGTCACCTGTACAGCCGCAGCAAATTCAAACTCAGCTTTGTCGCCAATTTCTGAAGTTTGTACGGCAGCATCCACCAAATCTTCCAACCGCGTCAAGTCACTAGAACTGGCAAAACCCAGCCTCCCCTCATGTCGCACCCGCAGCGCAACTCCTTGCAGCGCTTTGGTTTGCAGGGATTTTAAGCGATTATTTTCAAACTCAACTGGTGTGTCTTGGCTTGATAGATAGTAAACCTCAGCGGAGTCGGTTCGTCCCTTCGCCAATTTCAGAATCTGCTCCAGCGTCCCATCAGTCACCATCTCAGGTTCTCCCGCTTCAACCATCCTCATCTTAAAGCTACCAGAGGAACTCGTTGCACTACCGCTGTAAATGCTGTAAATACAGATAGGAATTTTACCGACTGCTGCTAATTGTTCTACGACTTTTGATTAGAGAGAAATCTCCTCAAAAACTTAAACAGAAGCTGGATTTGCGATTAGATGAATTTTATCAACTCAGGAAAGCCCACCCAGTCACGCCATATTAGGCATGAAAAAAAGGCTTGCAAGAAGCCAAACAAGAACCCAATCACCGATAAAATTAGGCGTTCAAAAACTAAACCAAGCCAATCCGCCGAGTGTCAAACCAATAGCAATCAAGGCAACCCAAATAAACAAATTGTCCTTGGTATTTACTTGGCTGAGATCGATAGGTTCCGGTTCTGGACGCTTTTGAGGAGTTTTCGTAGCACCCTTAAGATTGCTCCCCCGGCGAAATTCCGCTTCGCTGTCAGCGAGAGTTGTGAGATCGGGAATCTCAGTCAGCCATTCTGGACGCCTGCTGAGTTGTGGGGCTTCCATAATGTAGAGTAAGCGACGGCTTTGCTTGCTAGTTTGTGGATCGGGATGATGTCGCAGCTGTTTGCACAGAGCGATCGCTTCTGTAGTTTGTCCTGCTGCTTCATAAGCCGTCACTAGCCAAATCTGGATTTCTCCTCCCAATTGGGAGTTCCGCGTCACCAAGCTACTCGCCTTCTCTAAATGCTGCACTGACTGGCGGTAACTTCCTCGCTCAAATGCCGCTGTGCCAGCCTGGTACTCGGTTTTAATAATGTCCTGGGTTTCTGAATTCACTGTGCCAATCGAATTTAAAGAGAACTTTTTTCCGGTTTGTACGTCATCATCGATAGCCCCTTTAAATTTTAGCGAAGCAGATTATCCTGTAATCAAGACGGCTAAAATAAATTGCCTTTGCCAGGGTTTTCGAGAGCATCCCAGAACAGACAGAAGTTGCCAGCCGCCAGATCGGAATCTTTGGCGTCCGGAAGAGGTGGTTTCGGTTTCGTTGTTTTAACATCACCCGTTCAGGTGAATCAATGAGGGGAATTTTCCTCACCTTGCCAGGGTTTATCTTAAGAAGTCATTCAAAATTTCATAATTAGTCCCATCCAAAATCTTAGGATGTAAAACCATGCTCAAAACACTCCCTCTGCCGCCGCATCGTTTTCATTGGTTTTGTGCCACTGCCTTAGCACCCCTGACGCTGGGCATTACAGTACTAACCGGGGCAATTTCCCCAGCCAAGGCACAATTAATCATTCAGCAAGGCGTGCCTACTTATGGATTTCCCCAACATGGAGTTCCTCAGCAGTCATCAGGTAGCTTTGTCTATGGCAGTCCGATTCCCAGTCCGATTCCGATAAACCCAACGACGGGGATGAGCGATCGCGGATCGAGTAATTACTATCGAGTCAATCCCAACTCCTATCCGAGTTATCCCGACTATTCCCAGGGTTATCCTGACGGCTATTACCAAGGTTATCCTGACAGCTATTACCGGGGTTATCCCAACTCCTATCCAAGTTATCCCAGCTACCCGGTGGGATCGAACAGGAGAGTCAACAATTCGACACTAATCAACCCCACCCTGATCAATCCCCAGATTCGGGATTCCATCCTGATTAATCCAGTGATTGTGAGACCGAGAGGGAATCGCAGACACTTCAACCGACCCAGGCAGATTATTATTCGCTAACGGCGCGACCCTACGTCATATTCGGAGGCGATAATCATCGAGCCGATACCAGCGT
Above is a window of Coleofasciculus sp. FACHB-1120 DNA encoding:
- a CDS encoding mechanosensitive ion channel family protein, with the translated sequence MKTLFHRCTWQQGSQRLQIFIVITSIFLITIPSGLAQETTSPKPSPVRISTEEQYFADVVVRGRPVFQVGSLSGITAQERSQIINRRIASILLQSEALGSVTVKPDDPRKIATLQLNNRVLMTVTQQDARDFGASVEVLGEKWANQLNQAFKKPPLAIDVGQRLYIPVRDMVQDAIRSLPSILGALVVVGITWVGARGVRYIALKWAQKETEGDRSTEILMGRVGYGGVCVIGSVVALGVLGLDIGALLGALGLTSVAIGFALKEVFSNYISGMILLAARPFRLGDQVTIKEFEGTVTQIQLRATTLNTYDGRKVYIPNQEVFLASIINNTAFKHRRSSVTVGIAYGANISTAKQVITDAVLKVKGVQSKPVPEVLVRELDSGKVNLEIRFWVDSRRLEFLETTSKANEAIKEALHKAEIEIPTEIYTLLVRKSQTEVDVYPNDWDSQKRLPNGK
- a CDS encoding DUF3153 domain-containing protein → MKLAVLSRSVRDAFGKVLPKMRVLWAMLLAVVLLSGCVQYDAGVRFENPNRGEIVQHIKLGEQLTALSSDQAQEWLDSLQRRARQLQGKTKRISNQEVVVTIPFATGAELEEKFNQFFNPPAKKGFQAATDTDLPNINSHLTLRQGNFLFWIRNRLSYDLDLRSLGVLSTNGNVIVSPGSLFDLDFSLRTPWGARSVEKAENAINPVVSEKGHLLVWTLKPGEVNHLEAVFWLPSPLGIGTLAIILLVVAGFYLKYNRGKGSGISSAPPSVPQVQ
- a CDS encoding metallopeptidase TldD-related protein, which translates into the protein MTDGTLEQILKLAKGRTDSAEVYYLSSQDTPVEFENNRLKSLQTKALQGVALRVRHEGRLGFASSSDLTRLEDLVDAAVQTSEIGDKAEFEFAAAVQVTEPEKTYTPPTTQELVEVGDRLISQIHDYNPDILVDVGFHVRANNVKIATSEDVYASRTSQVVSASLSGNLVRGEDFLQVYSSDIAREGVPDFNRLLEDLLRKYALAEQPATIKSGSFPVLFNPRAAASAIGRLFKTVLSGQSVVQKASPLVGKLGETLFDERLNLFEDPSIGPSACAFDDEGTPTRRKVFIDNGTVKEFYWDRRWAARAGCESTGNGFRGGLSRPNPELVNLCFAPGKTSTADLIASMDEGVIVDQVLGAGQSNQMAGEFSVNLDLGYKVEKGQIVGRVKNTMVAGSIFEAFKNLVDLGDKPEWVGGGSFLPCLLFQQLGVAARQG